Below is a window of Spelaeicoccus albus DNA.
TGCTCAGCAACTACATGAAGGCGTTGCCCTCCGACCTGGGCGAGGCCGCGCTGATGGACGGCGCGAGCGTGTGGCGGCAATACTGGGCAATCATCATGCCGCTGTGCCGGCCGGCGCTGGCCGCCCTGGCAACGCTTGAAGTGATCTGGGTGTACAACGACTTCTTTTGGGCGCTCCTGCTCATGCAGACCGGCAGCCGTCTGCCGATCACGACGGCCATCAACAATCTGAAGGGCGAGTTCGTCAGCAATTACAATTTGATCGCTGCCGGCGCCATGATCACAGTCATCCCGACGCTCGTGATCTATCTTGTGTTGCAACGACAATTCGTCGCCGGCTTGACGCTCGGATCGACGAAGGGCTGAGGGGGCTGCTGCGCATGCTTGCTGCCGAACGACAGGCACAGATCGTCGATCGCATCCGCCACGACGGCATCTCCCGAGTGCGTGATCTCGCTGCGCTGCTCCGCGTGTCCGATATGACCGTCCGCCGGGATATCGACGCACTGGTCGAAGGCGGTTTGCTCGAACGCGTACACGGCGGCGCCAAAGTGCCCGGCAGGCTCAGCAGCGACGAGCCGGGCTTCGAGATGAAGTCGACACGGCAGGAAACCGAGAAGCAAGCAATTGCCCGTGCCGCGATCGAGCTGGTGTCCCCCGGCCTGGCAATAGGCGTGAGCGCCGGGACGACGACGTGGACGTTGGCCAGGCAGCTGCGCGACATGGCCTCGCTCACGGTTGTGACCAACTCGATCCGGGTGGCCGACGAGTTCTACGACCGGGCCGGCAAGAAGCAATCAGTGGATTCGTCGGTGATTTTGACCGGCGGCGAGCGCACGCCGTCCGACGCGCTTGTCGGACCAATGGCTGTCTCGTCGCTCAAGCAGCTGCACCTGGACGTGTTGTTCCTGGGCGTGCACGGAATCGACGAAGCGGCCGGATTCACGACACCCAATCTCATGGAGTCCGAGACGAACCGCGCGTTTGCTGCCGCAGCCCACACCGTTGTGGTCCTTGCCGATCACACGAAATGGGGAACCGTCGGCATGAGCTCGATTGCAGCGCTTGACGACGTCGACATCCTCATCACCGATTCGCAGCTACCCACCGACGCACTGGACCTCCTCCGCTCACGGATCCCGGACGTCCGGATCGCCGGCTGACTCACCCCGCCCTGCGCCCCTCCCTACGCAAAACGCCCCGCGGCGTATAGCCCGCGCCGTCATGACTTCGCGGTCTATACGCGGCGGGGCGTTTTGCGGTGGGCAGTACTTGACGGCACAACGGCCGCCGGTCAACGAGTTATCCACATTCGCCGCCTCCGGGTTACCACCGGCGCCCGGAACGCCGCATGGTTGCGACATGGATAGCATTGAAATAGTCCGGTCGTGCTCGCAGCGCACTGCAGGAGTCGTTCTGCGCAGCGATCTACTTGCCGAAGGGATGCAGCCACCGGATATCCGCAGGCTCTTGGCTTCCGGCGTTCTCGTTCACGTCGACGTCGGAATCTACGCACTGGCCGCGTCGGTGCCGTACTTCCAAGATATGTACCGCTGCCGTGTTCTCGGCTACCTCCAGACCCGTCACGAGGAGTCGCCCTGCGTACTCACGGGGCTATCCGCCTTGGTGCTTGACGGCTTGCCCGTGTGGGCGAGCATCGACGATATCTGCATCGGCCGTGATCATTCGCACGGGCCCAAGAGCGGCCGCGTGAAGAATCTCGGGCGCATACCCAGCGACCAGACGGCCATCGCCACCTGCGGACCGGTCGGGCCGTACGTGGCCGCGACAGCTGCCCGAAGCGTGTGCGATTCGGCCCGGTACGGTCCCATCGTCAATACCGTAGCCGCCGGTGATGCGGTGCTGCGCACCGGAATGACCACCGCCGGGGCTATTGACGAGATCCTGGCGACAATGCGCGGGATGAAGAACATCGCCATGGCACGGTTCGCGACTTCGCTGCTGGACGGCGCCTCGGAATCGCCCGGCGAATCGGCAAGCCGGCTGCGGCTCCACCGACTCGGAGTACCGGCACCGACGCTCCAGCAGGAAATCTACGACGAAGCCGGCTTCATCGGACGCGTTGACTTTCTGTGGGAGAAGTTCGGCATCGTGGGCAAATACGACGGAAGATTCAAATACGGCAGAAGCAACCCGGCCCAGCGGCCGCCCGAAGAGGTCTTGTTCGAAGAAAAGCGGCGTGAAGACCGGCTGCGCGCCGCCGGATACATAGTGGTTCGCTGGACGACCGAGGACTTGAAACACCCCGAGCGGTTCCGCCGGCTCATCATCGGCGCCTTCCAACAGGCAGCCCGCCTCCGCAAAACGCGCTTAGCCGTATAGCTCAGCCGCGCCAGCGCCCGCAAAACGCGCCGTGACGTATAGAACGCGAAGTCATGACGGGGCGGGCTATACGCCACGGCGCGTTTTGCACGGGGCGGCGCGTTTTACTGAGGCAGGCAGGGCGGGCCGGTGGCGCTACCCTTTCAACAGTTTGAGGTGCTCGGTCCGGCGCAGTGCTTGCTGGTCCGGATCGGGCACCGGAAGTGAGGCGATGAGTCGTCGAGTGTAATCGTTCTGCGGATTGCTGAGCACGTCGTTGCCGATCCCGTGTTCCAGCAGTTCCCCGTGGAAGAGAACCCCGATACGGTGGGCAAGCATGTCGACGACCGCCAGATCGTGACTGATGAACAAGCAGGCGAACCCGAATTCGGACTGCAGGTCCTTGAACAGTTCAAGCACTTTCGCTTGCACCGACACGTCGAGCGCGCTGGTCGGCTCGTCGGCCACCAGCAACTTCGGGTCGAGCGCGAGCGCCCGGGCCAAGCTGGCGCGCTGACGTTGCCCGCCGGAGAGCTCGTGCGGATACCTGTCGGCGTAATTGCGCGGCAATTGCACAGCTTCGAGCAGGCTCTCGACGCGTTTGCGGTTGGCTACCTCGCCCTGTGACGACCGGTGGACGGCAAGGGGTTCGGCCACGCATTCGGCGATCGTCAGATGCGGGTTGAACGAGGACGCCGGGTCTTGAAAGACGAATCCGATCTGCTCACGCAACGGCTTGAACGCGCGCTCGGAATACCCGAGCATTTCGTGCCCGAACACCGTCAGCGAGCCCGAGGCGATCCGGTTCAACCCGGCGATGGCCCGGCCGATAGTGGTCTTGCCCGATCCGGATTCGCCCACCAAACCGAGTACTTCACCTTCATGAATGGTCAGCGAGACATCCGTGACGGCCTGGAACGCCTTTTGCCCCAGCCGGCCCGGGTACACGATCGAGATATCCTTTGCCTCGACCACGACCGGCGCCTCGAGTTGCGCCGCGAGTGCGTCCGCCGACAGTGCCGCGGACGCCGAATTGCGCCCCAAATGCGGGACGGCGGCCAGCAGCGACTTCGTGTAATCCTCGTGCGGGTCGGCAAACAACTCGCGCGCCGGCGCCTCTTCAACGAGTTTGCCCTGATACATCACGGCAACCCGATCGGCAAGATCGGCAACGACTCCCATATTGTGCGTGATCAGTACGATCGCCGTGCCGAAGTTGTCACGCAAATCGCGAAGCAATTCCAGGATTTCCGCCTGCACCGTGACGTCGAGCGCCGTCGTCGGCTCGTCCGCAACAATCAACCCCGCGCCGAGCGCCAGCGCCATGGCAATCACGATGCGCTGTTTTTGCCCACCCGAGAACTGATGCGGATAGTAGTCGACGCGGTGCACGGCGTCCGGAACGCCGACCTTTTCCAGCGCATCGACGGCACGCCGTCGCAGTTCCTTCTTGCTGAGCTTCGGATTATGCGCTTTGAGGCCTTCGGCGATCTGCCAACCGACCGGGAACACCGGGTTGAGCGCCGTCGATGGTTCCTGAAACACCATCGACACGTCCTTGCCGCGCATTTCCCGTAACCGGCGCTTCGGCACCGTGACCACATTGTCCTTGCCGAGGATGACGGCGCCGCTGCTGGTGGCGGTCTCCGCCAGGAGACCGAGGATCGTGCGCGCCGTGACGGTCTTGCCCGATCCGGACTCTCCCACGATGGCCAGCACCTCGCCGGACTTCACGTCCAGCGACACGTCGTCGACGGCTTTGACCGGCCCGGCGTCCGTCGCGAATGTGACTTCGAGATTCTGGATGTCGAGCACCCGTCCGGCCCCGACGCTGTGAGCGCTCATGCTTCCTTCTCCCCGACCGACGTCTTCTCGACCTTGCCGCTGCCGCTCTTGGCCCGGCGCCGGCCGCGCAAGCGCGGATCGTTCAAATCGTTCATGCTTTCGCCGACGAGCGTGACGCCCAGCACCGTCAGCACAATTGCCAGGCCCGGGTAAATGCCCGTCCACCAGATCCCGCTGGAGATGTCCGACAGCGCCCGGTTCAGGTCGTAGCCCCATTCGGATGCCGACGTCGGCTCGATGCCGAACCCGAGGAATCCGAGGCCGGCAAGCGTCAGAATGGCTTCCGACGAGTTCAAGGTGAAGATGAGCGGCAGGGTGCGCGTCGCGTTCCGGTAGATGTGCCGGAACATGACGCGAACGTTCGACGAGCCGATCACCTTGGCGGCGTCCACGAAGGCCTCGCTCTTGAGCCGCACGGTTTCGGCGCGGATCACGCGGAAGTATTGCGGAACGAAGACCACGGTGATGGAGATCGCCGCCGCAAAGATGCCGCCCCACTGACTGGAACGCCCTTGCGAGATGACGATGGCCATCACAATGGCCAGCAGCAGCGACGGGAACGCGTACACGGCGTCCGCAATCACGACAAGGATGCGATCGAGCCAGCCGCCAATGTACCCCGACAGCAGACCGAGTGCCACGCCGATGAACAGGGACAAGATCACCGCCACGATGATCACTTCGACAGCGGTCTGCGCTCCCCAGATGGTGCGGGAGAGCACGTCGTATCCGCCGACGGTGGTGCCCCACGGATGTGCTGCGGACGGCGCCTGCTGCGCGCCGAACGAGTGCCCCGCCGAGTTCTGAGTCTGCGAGTAGCCGTACGGGGCGATGAGCGGCGCGAAGATCGCGCAAATGAGCACCAGTCCCGACATGGCGAGCCCGGCAATGAGCATGCCGCGCTGCAGCCCGACGCTCTTGCCGAGATGCGAAATGATCGGCAGACTCTTCACCCATGATGTCCGGCGCGGATTCGACGACACGTCGATAGCCATGATCAGTACCTCACTCTCGGGTCGATCAGCGCGGCGATCACGTCGACGATGAAGTTCGTGACGGCGACGATCACCGCCAGTATCACCACAATGCCTTGCACCGCGACGAAGTCCCTCGCCTTCAAATACTGCGAGATCATGTAGCCGAGCCCCTCCCAGCCGAACGTGGTCTCGGTGAGGATGGCGCCGCCGAGCATCATGGCGATCTGCATGCCCATCACCGTGATGATCGGCCCGAGCGCCGGGCGGAATGCATGCCTGGTGACAAGCCGGAATTCACCGACGCCGCGTGAGCGGCCCGATTCGACGAAGTCCTGACCGAGCGTGCCGATCAGATTGGTCCGCACCAACCGCAGGAAAACGCCCGCCGTGAGGAAACCGAGCGCGATGGCCGGCAGGATGGCGTGCTGCAGCACATCGCCGACGGCAGACCAATCGCCGATGCGCAACGCGTCGATGAGGTAGATGCGCGTCGGATGTTGCACCCCTTGCAAGATCAGCTGATCCTGCGTATTTGCTCTGCCGGAGACCGGCAGCCACCCGAGCCAGATCGAAAAGATCAGCTTGAGCAGCAGCCCGGCGAAAAAGACCGGCGTGGCGTAGAAGAGGATCGCCGCAATGCGCAGGACGGCGTCCGGCCACCGATCGCGGCAATAGGCCGCCAGCATGCCCAGCGGAATGCCGACGATCAGTGCCACGATGACGGAGTAGATGACGAGCTCGAGGGTCGCCGATCCGTAAGTCGTCAAAACCGTTGTGACTTTTTGGTTATCGGAGATGGTCGTGCCGAAGTTGCCTTGGAGCAATTGGCCCATGTATTCGAAGTACTGCACCAGGATCGGCCGATCGTAGCCGGCCGCGTGGATCCGTTCGTGCAGCTGGGCCGGCGTCAGGCGCCCGCCCATCGAGGCGGTGATCGGATCGCCGATCACGCGCATGAGGAAGAAGACCAGCGTGACAAGGATCAGCAGCGTCGGAATGATCAGCAAGGCACGGATCAGGATGTACTGGCCCAGGCCGATCCCGGATTTCTTACCCTTGGTCGGCGGATCCTTGATCGGATCGTCGACTTGGTTGAGCGGTGTTGACATTGGTTACTTTCTCGCCGTTGAGTGCTACGCGAGTGAGGGCGGCCGGGCTCTTAAGACCGGGCCGCCCTCACAGGTCGCGGATGTTACTTCTTCATTGTTCCGAGGCGGAACTTGAATGACGCATCGAGGGTGACCCCGGTGACGTCCTTGTTGGCGACGGCGACCTGCGCGCCTTGCAGCAGCGGAAGGATCGGCAACTGCTCGGCAACGAGCTTCTGCGCCGCGACGATGTCCTTCTTGCGCTTGGCCTTGTTCGGCTCCGACGACTCGGCATGAATGAGCTTATTCATCTTCGTCGACCGGTAGTGGTTCTGCAGGAAGGCCTGACCGGGCTTGTCGTTCAAGAAGAACGGCGTCAGGTAGTTGTCCGCATCCGAGAAGTCCGGGTACCAGCCGAGCTGATACATCGGGTACACGTCCTTGACGCGGTCCTTCTGGTACGTGTCCCATTCGGTCGACTGCAAGTTCACCTTGAACAGGCCGGTCGATTCGAGCTGGGACTTGACCATTGCGTACTCGTCGCTGGACGAGGCGCCGTAGTGGTCGCTGTTGTACTGGATGTGTAGCTTCACCGGTGTCTTGATTCCGGCGTCCTTGAGAGTCTTCTTGGCCTTTGCCGCATCCGGACCGCCATTGCCGTCGCCGTACATCGATTTCATCGGCTCGGCCGACCCCAGGAACCCGCTGGGCACAGCCGAGTAAACAGGAGAGTAGGTGCCTTTGTACACCTGCTTGGCGATCTTGGCGCGGTCGACGCTGTCGGCCATGGCCTTTCGCACGGCGAGAGCCTTCTTCGGGTCCGGGTTGTCCGACTTCGCGCCGAACGGCATCGTGTTGTAGTCGAACACGATGTACCGCAGCTCGCCGCCGGGGCCCTTGTGGATCTTCAGGTTCTTCTTCTTCGACAGCGATTCGATGTCCGTCGGCCCGAGCGTGCGGTAGGCGACGTCAATGCTGCCCTTGTCCACATCCAGCTTCATGTTCGTCGGATCGCTGTAGTACTTCATGTTGACGGTGGCCGTCTTCGGCGTACCGAGGATGCCCTTGTAGCCGTCGAACTTCTTGTACGAGACAAGATTGTTCTTCTTGTAGCTGGCGATCTGGTACGGCCCGGCGAACGCCTTCTTCGCGACGATCTTGTCGTCCGACGTGACCTTCGTCTTCGACAGCACCTGCTCGTCGACGATCGGGCCCGCGGCCGACGTCAGCACGCCCGGCCAGGTCTGGTCGTTCTTCGTTTTCAGATGGAACTTCACCGTCGTCGGATTGGGAGCCTCGGTGCTCTTGAGGTTGCCGAGCAACGACGACGGGCCGTTCGGATCGGCAATACTCACCTGACGGTCAAAGCTGAACTTCACGTCGGACGACGTCAGTTTGTCGCCATTGGCGAATTTCAGCCCCTTCTTCAACTTCACCGTGAAAGTTGTCGGGTTGGTGAACTTGGCGCTGGTGGCGATATCCGGCTCGGGAGTCGCGGAGCCGGGCTTGCTGTTCATCAGGAACGGGTACACCTGGCTCATCACGAACAACGAGCCGTTGTCGTACGAGCCGGCAGGGTCGAGCGACACGATCTTGTCAGTGGTTCCGACCGTCAGAGATCCGCCTTTGGACGACGACTCGGTGGTCGACGAAGAGCAGCCGGATAGCGCCAGTGCGGTCACTCCCGCGACAGCGACAGCAGCCTGCCATTTCGGTTTGAACATGCGAGTGGGCCTTTCATCAAGCTTTTCCACTAAGGAGCGAGCGATGTGAATCACGACACAACGCTCTTTGAGTGCTCTCTACAATACAGGCCGTGAGCGCCGTTTGTGACCGAACGGTCGGTATCGCGTATCGCAAATCAAATCGTTAGCGAATCGACATCGCAAACATGCCGGGCCGGTACCGCAGCGTGCGGTACCGGCCCGGCATGGTGGACGGGGCGCTACTTCAACCGCATGCCCGCCGATCCGAGGTTCGAAGCCGCCACGGCGACGCGCTCGGACAGCCCCTGCTCCGCGATCTTGCCCCAAGCACGAGGGTCGTAAACCTTCTTGTTGCCGACCTCGCCGTCGACCTTCAACACGCCGTCGTAGTTCTTCAGCATGTAGTCGGCGACCGGCCTGGTGAACGCGTACTGCGTGTCCGTGTCGACGTTCATCTTCACGACGCCGTAGCTGACGGCGTCTCGAATCTCCTGCTCGCTCGACCCGGAGCCGCCATGGAAGACGAGATCGAACGGCCGCTCCTTGCCGACCTCCCGGCCGACGGCGTCCTGAATCTCCTTCAAGATCTCCGGACGCAGTTTGACGTTGCCGGGCTTGTACACACCGTGCACGTTGCCGAACGTCAACGCCGTCAAATAACGACCCTTTTCGCCGGTGCCGAGCGCTCGCGCCGTGGCCAGTCCGTCCTCGACGGTGGTGTACAGCTTGTCGTTGATCTCGTTCGCGACGCCGTCCTCCTCGCCGCCGACGACGCCGACCTCGATCTCGAGAATGGTTTGCGCTCTGCCGGAGAGCTCGAGCAGTTCCTCGGCAAGGACCAGGTTCTCGTCGATCGGCACTGCGGAGCCGTCCCACATGTGCGATCCGAACAGCGGATGCTCGCCGCGGGCCACGCGCTCGGTGGAGATCTGCAACAGCGGACGCACCCAGTGCTCGACGGCGTCCTTGGGCGCGTGGTCGGTGTGCAGCACGATGTTGACGTCGTAGCTCTTTGCCACTTCTTCGGCGAATTTGGCAAATGCGACGGCGCCGCGCACGCGGTCCTTGACGGTCGGGCCCGAGAAGTACTCGCTACCGCCGGTGGAGACCTGAATGATGCCATCGGATTCGGCCTCGGCAAATCCGCGAATTGCCGCGTTGACGGTTTGTGACGACGTCACGTTGATTGCCGGATACGCGAATCCGTGCGTTTTGGCACGGTCGATGAGCTCGGTGTAGACCTCGGGGCTAGCTAAAGGCATGTCAACTCCCAATCGTTGGCTATGAGCACTCGCAAAGCGCGGCTTTCATCTGCGACGGCGCGAGCCTGGTAAAAACACGCGTCTTCCTATGATCTTTCCATGCCGCCCGGTGCGGTTGCCACCCCGCCGTGCTCGTGAGGCGATACGCTGACCGGCAATGAGTTCAATAACGCCTCCCACCGATGCCCGGGCCGGGGACGACGCGTCGCCGGTCCGGCGCCGGGCCGTCATGTCCTGGGCGCTGTGGGATTGGGGGTCGGCGGCGTTCAACGCCGTCATCGTCACGTTCGTGTTCGCGCCGTACCTGACGAAGGGCGTTGCCGAGAATGCGACGACGGGTTCGCAGTACCTCGGCTATGCACTGTCGATCGCCGGCGCGATCATCGCCATCGTGGCTCCGGCGGCCGGTACGCGCGCCGACGAGCGAGGACGGCACAAGTTCTGGCTCGGGCTGCACACCGCCATCGTGATCGCCTGCATGGCCGGTATGTTCTTCGTCCGTGATTCGCCGTCATATCTGTTGCTCGGCCTCGTGTTGTTGTCCGTCGGCAGCGTGTTCTTCGAATTCGCCGGCGTCAGCTACAACAGCTTGCTGGTGCGCGTGTCCTCCCGCACGAACGTCGGAAAGATCTCGGGTTTCGGCTGGGGCATGGGGTACGTCGGCGGCCTGGTGCTGCTGGCGCTCATGCTCGTGGCGTTCATCTTGCCGGGAACCGGGTTGTTCGGCGTCGGGGACGCCGGCGGGCTGCGTTATCGCGCCGTCGCGCTTGCCGCGGCGTGCTGGTTCTTCGTCTTTGCCATCCCGGTCATGCTGTTCGTCCCGACGCTTCCGGCCCGGCCCGGCGACGTCGAGGCCAAACCGCGTGGACCGCTTGGCTCGATCATTGCGTTCTTCGCCGACTACAAGCGCGTCGTCTTGCGGATTGCACGGCTGTGGCGTCATGACCGGCGCACGCTGCACTTCTTCGTGGCCAGTGCGATATTTCGCGACGGCTTGGCCGCGATCTTCTCGTTCGCCGGCGTGTTGGCCGCCGGCAGCTACGGGTTCGGCTCATCCACGATCATCGTGCTGGGGATCGCCGCCAATGTCGTGGCCGGAGTCGGCGCGTGGATCGCCGGACCGCTGGATGACCGGCTCGGGCCCAAACTTGTCATAGTTGTCTCCCTGTGCTGCCTGGTCCTCGGGATCATTCCGATAGTGGCGAGCGGTTCGTCGGCGGTGTTCTGGGTGATGGCGTTGTTCTTGTCGTTCTTCGTCGGCCCGGTCCAGGCATCGTCGCGTTCACTGCTGGCCCGGCTCACGGCGCCCGGCCACGAAGGCGAGAACTTCGGCCTGTACGCAACCACCGGACGGGCAGTGAGCTTCATGGGCCCGCTGGCGTTCTCGACGGCGATCGGCATCTTCGGCTTTCAACGCGCCGGGGCCGTCGGCGTCGGCGTGGTACTGCTCATCGGGCTGGTCATCGTGTGGCCGCTCAAGGTCACCCGCACCGCGTAGCCGGCCGCCGCGTTTTGGTTAAAGGGCCGAGTTGCGGTGGGCGGCGGCCAACCGGATGGTGCCGATGACCGGGTCGACATCCAGCACGCGGACATCGGCCGCCGCTCCCAACCGCTCCCGCAGCCCGTCGACTGCCTCCGGCTGGTGCGTGGCCACGCCGCCGACCAGGACGACGGGGCCGGGCATCGCCAAATTGCCGGACACGCTTGCGATCATGCCGGCGACCCCGTCAATGCCTGCTTCGACTATCGACCGCGCCGCAGCATTGCCGCCGGACGCCGCCCGGAACACGAGCGGAGCCTTGCCGGCCCAAAAACGCCGATCGGCGTCCGAATAGGCAAGGTGGATCAATTCGCCCGGGTCGGTGAGCCCGCACGCACGCAGCAGCTCGGCAGTCATCTCATCGGGCTCGTCGCCGGCGTCCATTCGGCGCAGCGCATGTCGGACGGCCTGAATGACCACCCAATACCCGCTGCCTTCGTCGCCGAGAAGGTAACCCCAGCCGCCCGAGCGCGCTTCGCGTCCGCCGGCGTCCATCCCCCATGCCGCGGTGCCGGTCCCCCAGACGACGCCGATGCCGGCGTCGAGACCTGCCGCGGCAAGGATCAGATGCGTATCGTGCACGACCACCGCGTCGTCGGCTCGCATGCTGGGCCGGATCAGATCGATCAGGCGCTGTTGATCGGCGTCCGTGTCGACGCCGGCGGACCCGGCACACACCAGATTGACGTCCGGGCTGCCGAGTTCGGCATACGCTTCGCGCAGGTTCGCTTCGGCCTCCGACCGCGTGACGGATTGCGTGTTGGCGCTTCCCGCGACAGCTTCACGGACGATGACGTCGCTTTCGATCAGGACGGCGTGCGTCTTCGTCCCACCGATGTCGAGGCCGATGGTCGTACCGGTGTGGGCATGCGTGGATTCAGTCATGCACATAACTTAGCTGTCGGCACTTAGCGGCCGGACCGGCTGGTCGAAGATGTGACGACGCACCCAGGCATGCATGGCGATCGCGGCGGCAGCCGACGCGTTGATCGACCGGGTCGAGCCGAACTGTTCAATCGACAAGACCGCATCGCACGCTCGGTGCGCATCCTCGGACAATCCGGGGCCTTCCTGCCCGAATACCAGCATGCACCGGCGCGGAAGGTCGTAGGTTTCCAAGGGCACCGAATCGGGAAAGTTGTCGATCCCTATCAGCGGCACGCCGTTGTCTGCAGCCCAGCCGGTCAGCTCGGCAAAGGTCGGGTGATGGAGGATGTGCTGGTACTT
It encodes the following:
- a CDS encoding DeoR/GlpR family DNA-binding transcription regulator → MLAAERQAQIVDRIRHDGISRVRDLAALLRVSDMTVRRDIDALVEGGLLERVHGGAKVPGRLSSDEPGFEMKSTRQETEKQAIARAAIELVSPGLAIGVSAGTTTWTLARQLRDMASLTVVTNSIRVADEFYDRAGKKQSVDSSVILTGGERTPSDALVGPMAVSSLKQLHLDVLFLGVHGIDEAAGFTTPNLMESETNRAFAAAAHTVVVLADHTKWGTVGMSSIAALDDVDILITDSQLPTDALDLLRSRIPDVRIAG
- a CDS encoding type IV toxin-antitoxin system AbiEi family antitoxin domain-containing protein yields the protein MDSIEIVRSCSQRTAGVVLRSDLLAEGMQPPDIRRLLASGVLVHVDVGIYALAASVPYFQDMYRCRVLGYLQTRHEESPCVLTGLSALVLDGLPVWASIDDICIGRDHSHGPKSGRVKNLGRIPSDQTAIATCGPVGPYVAATAARSVCDSARYGPIVNTVAAGDAVLRTGMTTAGAIDEILATMRGMKNIAMARFATSLLDGASESPGESASRLRLHRLGVPAPTLQQEIYDEAGFIGRVDFLWEKFGIVGKYDGRFKYGRSNPAQRPPEEVLFEEKRREDRLRAAGYIVVRWTTEDLKHPERFRRLIIGAFQQAARLRKTRLAV
- a CDS encoding dipeptide ABC transporter ATP-binding protein → MSAHSVGAGRVLDIQNLEVTFATDAGPVKAVDDVSLDVKSGEVLAIVGESGSGKTVTARTILGLLAETATSSGAVILGKDNVVTVPKRRLREMRGKDVSMVFQEPSTALNPVFPVGWQIAEGLKAHNPKLSKKELRRRAVDALEKVGVPDAVHRVDYYPHQFSGGQKQRIVIAMALALGAGLIVADEPTTALDVTVQAEILELLRDLRDNFGTAIVLITHNMGVVADLADRVAVMYQGKLVEEAPARELFADPHEDYTKSLLAAVPHLGRNSASAALSADALAAQLEAPVVVEAKDISIVYPGRLGQKAFQAVTDVSLTIHEGEVLGLVGESGSGKTTIGRAIAGLNRIASGSLTVFGHEMLGYSERAFKPLREQIGFVFQDPASSFNPHLTIAECVAEPLAVHRSSQGEVANRKRVESLLEAVQLPRNYADRYPHELSGGQRQRASLARALALDPKLLVADEPTSALDVSVQAKVLELFKDLQSEFGFACLFISHDLAVVDMLAHRIGVLFHGELLEHGIGNDVLSNPQNDYTRRLIASLPVPDPDQQALRRTEHLKLLKG
- a CDS encoding ABC transporter permease, with the translated sequence MAIDVSSNPRRTSWVKSLPIISHLGKSVGLQRGMLIAGLAMSGLVLICAIFAPLIAPYGYSQTQNSAGHSFGAQQAPSAAHPWGTTVGGYDVLSRTIWGAQTAVEVIIVAVILSLFIGVALGLLSGYIGGWLDRILVVIADAVYAFPSLLLAIVMAIVISQGRSSQWGGIFAAAISITVVFVPQYFRVIRAETVRLKSEAFVDAAKVIGSSNVRVMFRHIYRNATRTLPLIFTLNSSEAILTLAGLGFLGFGIEPTSASEWGYDLNRALSDISSGIWWTGIYPGLAIVLTVLGVTLVGESMNDLNDPRLRGRRRAKSGSGKVEKTSVGEKEA
- a CDS encoding ABC transporter permease is translated as MSTPLNQVDDPIKDPPTKGKKSGIGLGQYILIRALLIIPTLLILVTLVFFLMRVIGDPITASMGGRLTPAQLHERIHAAGYDRPILVQYFEYMGQLLQGNFGTTISDNQKVTTVLTTYGSATLELVIYSVIVALIVGIPLGMLAAYCRDRWPDAVLRIAAILFYATPVFFAGLLLKLIFSIWLGWLPVSGRANTQDQLILQGVQHPTRIYLIDALRIGDWSAVGDVLQHAILPAIALGFLTAGVFLRLVRTNLIGTLGQDFVESGRSRGVGEFRLVTRHAFRPALGPIITVMGMQIAMMLGGAILTETTFGWEGLGYMISQYLKARDFVAVQGIVVILAVIVAVTNFIVDVIAALIDPRVRY
- a CDS encoding ABC transporter substrate-binding protein, translating into MFKPKWQAAVAVAGVTALALSGCSSSTTESSSKGGSLTVGTTDKIVSLDPAGSYDNGSLFVMSQVYPFLMNSKPGSATPEPDIATSAKFTNPTTFTVKLKKGLKFANGDKLTSSDVKFSFDRQVSIADPNGPSSLLGNLKSTEAPNPTTVKFHLKTKNDQTWPGVLTSAAGPIVDEQVLSKTKVTSDDKIVAKKAFAGPYQIASYKKNNLVSYKKFDGYKGILGTPKTATVNMKYYSDPTNMKLDVDKGSIDVAYRTLGPTDIESLSKKKNLKIHKGPGGELRYIVFDYNTMPFGAKSDNPDPKKALAVRKAMADSVDRAKIAKQVYKGTYSPVYSAVPSGFLGSAEPMKSMYGDGNGGPDAAKAKKTLKDAGIKTPVKLHIQYNSDHYGASSSDEYAMVKSQLESTGLFKVNLQSTEWDTYQKDRVKDVYPMYQLGWYPDFSDADNYLTPFFLNDKPGQAFLQNHYRSTKMNKLIHAESSEPNKAKRKKDIVAAQKLVAEQLPILPLLQGAQVAVANKDVTGVTLDASFKFRLGTMKK
- the fbaA gene encoding class II fructose-bisphosphate aldolase translates to MPLASPEVYTELIDRAKTHGFAYPAINVTSSQTVNAAIRGFAEAESDGIIQVSTGGSEYFSGPTVKDRVRGAVAFAKFAEEVAKSYDVNIVLHTDHAPKDAVEHWVRPLLQISTERVARGEHPLFGSHMWDGSAVPIDENLVLAEELLELSGRAQTILEIEVGVVGGEEDGVANEINDKLYTTVEDGLATARALGTGEKGRYLTALTFGNVHGVYKPGNVKLRPEILKEIQDAVGREVGKERPFDLVFHGGSGSSEQEIRDAVSYGVVKMNVDTDTQYAFTRPVADYMLKNYDGVLKVDGEVGNKKVYDPRAWGKIAEQGLSERVAVAASNLGSAGMRLK
- a CDS encoding MFS transporter, whose protein sequence is MSSITPPTDARAGDDASPVRRRAVMSWALWDWGSAAFNAVIVTFVFAPYLTKGVAENATTGSQYLGYALSIAGAIIAIVAPAAGTRADERGRHKFWLGLHTAIVIACMAGMFFVRDSPSYLLLGLVLLSVGSVFFEFAGVSYNSLLVRVSSRTNVGKISGFGWGMGYVGGLVLLALMLVAFILPGTGLFGVGDAGGLRYRAVALAAACWFFVFAIPVMLFVPTLPARPGDVEAKPRGPLGSIIAFFADYKRVVLRIARLWRHDRRTLHFFVASAIFRDGLAAIFSFAGVLAAGSYGFGSSTIIVLGIAANVVAGVGAWIAGPLDDRLGPKLVIVVSLCCLVLGIIPIVASGSSAVFWVMALFLSFFVGPVQASSRSLLARLTAPGHEGENFGLYATTGRAVSFMGPLAFSTAIGIFGFQRAGAVGVGVVLLIGLVIVWPLKVTRTA
- a CDS encoding N-acetylglucosamine kinase; the encoded protein is MTESTHAHTGTTIGLDIGGTKTHAVLIESDVIVREAVAGSANTQSVTRSEAEANLREAYAELGSPDVNLVCAGSAGVDTDADQQRLIDLIRPSMRADDAVVVHDTHLILAAAGLDAGIGVVWGTGTAAWGMDAGGREARSGGWGYLLGDEGSGYWVVIQAVRHALRRMDAGDEPDEMTAELLRACGLTDPGELIHLAYSDADRRFWAGKAPLVFRAASGGNAAARSIVEAGIDGVAGMIASVSGNLAMPGPVVLVGGVATHQPEAVDGLRERLGAAADVRVLDVDPVIGTIRLAAAHRNSAL